In Haloarcula ordinaria, the genomic window AAAATCGGCTTTCTGCTCCCAATCGTGGTTGGTTTTCCGACTGGGTTGGACACCCAGTGACTCGAGCAATTCGACGGAAGTCGATTACGAGTGCCAGTGAGTGATGAACTCGGTCACTGTCTGAGAGAACTCCTCAGGGTACTCCAGGAATATCATATGTCCGCATCGGTTGAAGATTTTCATCCGAATGTCGGCGTTCTCCTGCCCAATCATGTCGAACGCGGCCAACGCCATAACCGGCGGCACGGTCGGATCGTCGCGTCCGAAAACGTACAGAACGGGCATGTCGAGGACCCCCGCTTTGATACGCTGGTGCGTCTCGTTCATGTGCTCGTCGAGTGAAGCCTGCCAGTGCTCCATCTCCCCCTGGTCGTCCATGATTCGAGCAGTCTCTCGAGCCTTCTCCCGCCGTTCCATATAGGCAGCGGTGCGGCACCGCAGGTCCGTGATGTACGTTTTTTCGTGGGAGTAGTGCGAATAGAAGTATTCCATCCACTCT contains:
- a CDS encoding alpha/beta fold hydrolase gives rise to the protein MLIHGNNWSGSSSANSWSKTFEYLSEEFRVLAVDRIGCGLTDNPDDPSEFRYQSDIDHIIGFVEALELDSFHLSGWSRGGGLATRVAVEIPDLVDSLIICNSATLGPAAGDGMHRRNIIFEMDEFGLQKTDPEWMEYFYSHYSHEKTYITDLRCRTAAYMERREKARETARIMDDQGEMEHWQASLDEHMNETHQRIKAGVLDMPVLYVFGRDDPTVPPVMALAAFDMIGQENADIRMKIFNRCGHMIFLEYPEEFSQTVTEFITHWHS